The following are from one region of the Vibrio hyugaensis genome:
- the lpdA gene encoding dihydrolipoyl dehydrogenase, translating to MSKEIKAQVVVLGSGPAGYSAAFRCADLGLETVLVERYSTLGGVCLNVGCIPSKALLHVSKVIEEAKAMAEHGVVFGEPQTDISKIRIWKEKVVNQLTGGLSGMAKMRNVTVVNGFGKFTGPNSILVEGEGEATTVNFDNAIIAAGSRPIKLPFIPHEDPRIWDSTDALELKEVPEKLLIMGGGIIGLEMGTVYHSLGSKVDVVEMFDQVIPAADKDIVKVFTKRIKDKFKLMLETKVTAVEAKEDGIYVSMEGKKAPAEAERYDAVLVAIGRVPNGALIDAEKAGIEVDERGFINVDKQMRTNVPHIHAIGDVVGQPMLAHKGVHEGHVAAEVISGKKHYFDPKVIPSIAYTEPEVAWVGKTEKEAKAEGINYEVATFPWAASGRAIASDCADGMTKLIFDKETHRVIGGAIVGTNGGELLGEIGLAIEMGCDAEDIALTIHAHPTLHESVGLAAEVFEGSITDLPNKKAVKKKK from the coding sequence ATGAGCAAAGAAATTAAAGCCCAAGTTGTTGTACTTGGTTCTGGTCCTGCTGGTTACTCAGCTGCATTCCGTTGTGCGGATTTAGGTCTAGAAACAGTACTAGTTGAACGTTACAGCACTCTTGGCGGTGTATGTCTAAACGTTGGTTGTATTCCATCTAAAGCACTTCTTCACGTTTCAAAAGTTATCGAAGAAGCGAAAGCGATGGCTGAGCACGGTGTTGTGTTTGGCGAACCACAAACAGACATCAGCAAAATCCGTATCTGGAAAGAGAAAGTTGTAAACCAACTGACAGGTGGTCTTAGCGGTATGGCTAAGATGCGTAACGTAACGGTTGTTAACGGTTTCGGTAAGTTCACTGGTCCTAACAGCATCCTAGTTGAAGGCGAAGGTGAAGCAACAACAGTTAACTTCGACAACGCAATCATCGCTGCGGGTTCCCGTCCAATCAAACTACCATTCATCCCTCATGAAGACCCACGTATTTGGGATTCAACGGATGCGCTAGAGCTGAAAGAAGTACCAGAAAAACTGCTTATCATGGGCGGTGGTATCATCGGTCTAGAAATGGGTACGGTTTACCACTCTCTAGGTTCTAAAGTAGACGTAGTAGAGATGTTTGACCAAGTTATCCCAGCGGCGGATAAAGACATCGTTAAAGTCTTCACTAAGCGTATTAAAGACAAGTTCAAGCTAATGCTTGAGACGAAAGTAACTGCAGTTGAAGCGAAAGAAGACGGTATCTACGTTTCAATGGAAGGCAAAAAAGCACCAGCAGAAGCTGAGCGCTACGATGCCGTTCTTGTTGCTATCGGTCGTGTACCAAACGGTGCTCTTATCGATGCTGAAAAAGCGGGTATTGAAGTGGACGAGCGTGGCTTTATCAACGTTGATAAGCAAATGCGTACTAACGTTCCTCATATCCACGCGATCGGTGATGTTGTTGGTCAACCAATGCTTGCTCACAAAGGTGTGCATGAAGGCCACGTAGCCGCAGAAGTTATCTCTGGTAAGAAGCACTACTTCGATCCTAAAGTTATTCCTTCAATCGCTTACACTGAGCCAGAAGTTGCATGGGTTGGTAAGACAGAGAAAGAAGCGAAAGCAGAAGGCATCAACTACGAAGTGGCAACATTCCCATGGGCAGCATCAGGTCGTGCAATCGCGTCTGACTGTGCAGACGGTATGACTAAGCTAATCTTCGATAAAGAAACTCACCGCGTAATCGGTGGTGCTATCGTTGGTACTAACGGTGGTGAACTACTTGGTGAAATCGGCCTAGCGATCGAGATGGGTTGTGATGCGGAAGATATCGCACTTACTATCCACGCTCACCCAACTCTACACGAGTCTGTGGGTCTAGCTGCTGAAGTATTTGAAGGTTCAATCACTGACCTGCCAAACAAAAAAGCAGTTAAAAAGAAAAAGTAA
- the opaR gene encoding transcriptional regulator OpaR: protein MDSIAKRPRTRLSPLKRKQQLMEIALEVFARRGIGRGGHADIAEIAQVSVATVFNYFPTREDLVDEVLNHVVRQFSNFLSDNIDLDLHARENIANITNAMIELVSQDCHWLKVWFEWSASTRDEVWPLFVTTNRTNQLLVQNMFIKAIERGEVCDQHEPEHLANLFHGICYSIFVQANRSKSEAELTNLVSAYLDMLCIYNREHH from the coding sequence ATGGACTCAATAGCTAAGAGACCTCGCACTAGGCTTTCCCCTTTAAAACGTAAGCAGCAACTAATGGAAATCGCTCTTGAAGTGTTTGCTCGTCGCGGCATTGGCCGTGGTGGTCACGCAGACATTGCTGAGATTGCACAAGTTTCTGTTGCAACAGTATTTAATTACTTCCCAACTCGTGAAGATTTGGTTGATGAAGTACTGAACCACGTTGTACGTCAGTTCTCAAACTTCCTATCGGATAACATCGACTTAGACCTTCACGCACGTGAAAACATCGCCAACATCACAAACGCAATGATCGAACTTGTTAGCCAAGATTGTCACTGGCTAAAAGTATGGTTCGAATGGAGCGCATCAACACGTGATGAAGTATGGCCATTGTTCGTGACAACTAACCGCACTAACCAACTGTTGGTGCAAAACATGTTCATTAAAGCAATTGAACGTGGGGAAGTTTGTGACCAACATGAACCGGAACACTTGGCGAATCTGTTCCACGGTATTTGTTACTCTATTTTCGTTCAAGCAAACCGCTCTAAGAGCGAAGCAGAGCTAACGAACCTAGTAAGCGCATATTTAGATATGCTATGCATCTACAACCGTGAACATCACTAA
- the hpt gene encoding hypoxanthine phosphoribosyltransferase: MKHTIEVMISEQEVQDRIRELGKQITEHYQGSEDLVLVGLLRGSFVFMADLARAIELTHQVDFMTASSYGNTMESSRDVRILKDLDDDIKGKDVLIVEDIIDTGNTLNKISEILSLREPKSIAICTLLDKPSRREVEVPVDWAGFSIPDEFVVGVGIDYAQKYRHLPFIGKVVPQE; the protein is encoded by the coding sequence ATGAAACATACAATAGAAGTGATGATTTCTGAGCAAGAAGTTCAGGATCGAATTCGTGAATTAGGTAAGCAAATTACAGAACATTACCAAGGCAGTGAAGATCTGGTATTGGTTGGTTTGCTACGTGGTTCATTTGTATTTATGGCTGACTTAGCACGTGCTATCGAACTGACTCACCAAGTCGATTTTATGACCGCTTCTAGCTACGGTAACACGATGGAAAGCTCACGTGATGTACGTATCTTGAAAGACCTTGATGACGACATTAAAGGCAAAGATGTACTGATCGTAGAAGACATCATTGATACAGGTAACACGTTAAACAAAATCAGTGAAATCCTGTCTCTACGTGAACCAAAATCTATCGCTATCTGTACGCTGCTTGATAAGCCATCTCGCCGTGAAGTAGAAGTTCCGGTTGATTGGGCTGGTTTCTCGATTCCAGATGAGTTTGTTGTTGGTGTTGGTATTGATTACGCTCAGAAATATCGTCACCTACCATTTATTGGTAAAGTGGTTCCGCAGGAATAA
- the can gene encoding carbonate dehydratase has translation MPEIKQLFENNSKWSEEIKSDRPEYFAKLAEGQKPDFLWIGCSDSRVPAERLTGLFSGELFVHRNVANQVIHTDLNCLSVVQYAVDVLKVKHIIVCGHYGCGGVNAAIDNPQLGLINNWLLHIRDLYFKHRTYLDQMPLDDRADKLGEINVAEQVYNLGNSTIMQNAWERGQDVEIHGVVYGIEDGRLEYLGIRSNSKETVEASYQKALSTILNDDNKLLCRD, from the coding sequence ATGCCGGAAATTAAACAATTATTCGAAAATAACTCGAAATGGTCAGAAGAAATAAAATCTGATCGTCCAGAATATTTCGCAAAACTAGCGGAAGGTCAGAAACCAGACTTTCTTTGGATTGGTTGTTCAGACAGTCGCGTTCCAGCAGAGCGACTAACGGGACTTTTCTCAGGCGAGTTATTTGTTCACCGAAACGTTGCTAACCAGGTCATCCACACCGACCTAAACTGCCTCTCTGTCGTGCAATACGCCGTCGACGTACTCAAAGTAAAGCACATCATCGTTTGTGGTCATTATGGTTGTGGTGGCGTGAATGCCGCAATTGATAACCCTCAACTAGGCCTTATCAACAACTGGTTACTCCACATCCGTGACCTTTACTTTAAGCACCGCACTTACCTTGACCAAATGCCTCTTGACGATCGCGCCGATAAACTAGGTGAAATCAACGTAGCCGAGCAAGTATATAACTTGGGTAACTCAACCATCATGCAAAACGCATGGGAACGCGGTCAGGATGTTGAAATTCATGGAGTGGTGTACGGCATTGAAGATGGTCGTCTTGAGTACTTAGGTATTCGTTCAAATTCAAAAGAGACCGTGGAAGCGTCTTACCAAAAAGCGCTCTCGACCATTCTTAACGATGACAACAAATTGTTATGTCGTGATTAA